The Watersipora subatra chromosome 1, tzWatSuba1.1, whole genome shotgun sequence genome has a window encoding:
- the LOC137410580 gene encoding fibronectin type 3 and ankyrin repeat domains protein 1-like isoform X2 has translation MSGVPERPPPPIVGKVTHHNIELYWNESLEKACENNMSGDERVRVAVQEEDKHGEWGNVYVGYAKQHSLEGLEPQTLYRYRIRFQNDEGNSEWSQVTSVSTTKEPLTGIHLHRAVMMNDIMGVERILETGFGPESEVNAEVTDKYGFTPLMQAAQKGYTEIMEILLNHGADVNTANDSGKTALMLASFAGKTPAVELLRENNAKYDLRDKGGSTAFHWAIDGQHLDTIQWCIDDCWDVNIKDTGSQWTPLLRCAAVNGNADVAKLLIKNDANINFMDADGKTALMIAVINGHQNLVELLLKHEADIKVKNAFGKNAYEMAQSMEKRRITKTLEEHMEKLGMSIK, from the exons ATGTCAG GTGTTCCAGAGAGACCACCTCCGCCCATTGTGGGAAAAGTAACTCACCACAACATTGAGTTGTATTGGAATGAATCTCTGGAAAAGGCGTGTGAAAACAACATGTCAGGAGACGAGCGGGTACGGGTAGCTGTTCAAGAAGAAGACAAACACGGAGAATGGGGAAATGTTTATGT AGGCTATGCAAAGCAGCATTCGCTTGAAGGCCTTGAGCCCCAGACACTCTATCGGTACCGAATCAGGTTTCAGAATGACGAGGGAAACAGTGAGTGGAGTCAAGTGACAAGCGTGTCCACCACAA AGGAGCCCCTAACTGGTATCCATTTGCACAGAGCTGTTATGATGAATGACATCATGGGTGTGGAACGAATCTTGGAGACAGG TTTTGGACCCGAAAG CGAAGTAAATGCAGAAGTAACGGACAAGTACGGATTCACCCCACTCATGCAAGCTGCTCAAAAAGGCTATACAGA GATTATGGAGATTTTGTTAAATCATGGTGCTGATGTGAACACTGCGAATGACTCGGGAAAGACTGC GTTGATGCTGGCATCATTTGCTGGAAAGACACCGGCTGTTGAATTGTTGAGAGAAAATAATGCCAAGTATGACTTACGTGATAAAGGTGGCTCCACAGCCTTCCATTGGGCTATCGATGGGCAGCACCTCGACACAATTCAGTGGTGTATAGATGATTGTTGGGATGTAAATATCAAGGATACGGGTTCTCAATGGACGCCCCTTCTCCGATGCG CCGCAGTGAATGGCAATGCCGATGTTGCCAAGTTATTGATAAAGAATGATGCTAACATCAACTTTATGGATGCTGATGGAAAAACGGCGTTGATGATCGCTGTCATAAATGGGCACCAGAATCTGGTCGAGCTACTCCTCAAACACGAGGCCGATATTAAGGTCAAGAATGCG TTTGGAAAGAATGCATATGAAATGGCGCAGTCTATGGAGAAAAGG CGAATAACAAAAACACTAGAAGAACACATGGAGAAGCTTGGAATGAGCATAAAGTAA
- the LOC137410580 gene encoding fibronectin type 3 and ankyrin repeat domains protein 1-like isoform X1, whose amino-acid sequence MSGFYYGVPERPPPPIVGKVTHHNIELYWNESLEKACENNMSGDERVRVAVQEEDKHGEWGNVYVGYAKQHSLEGLEPQTLYRYRIRFQNDEGNSEWSQVTSVSTTKEPLTGIHLHRAVMMNDIMGVERILETGFGPESEVNAEVTDKYGFTPLMQAAQKGYTEIMEILLNHGADVNTANDSGKTALMLASFAGKTPAVELLRENNAKYDLRDKGGSTAFHWAIDGQHLDTIQWCIDDCWDVNIKDTGSQWTPLLRCAAVNGNADVAKLLIKNDANINFMDADGKTALMIAVINGHQNLVELLLKHEADIKVKNAFGKNAYEMAQSMEKRRITKTLEEHMEKLGMSIK is encoded by the exons ATGTCAG GATTTTattatg GTGTTCCAGAGAGACCACCTCCGCCCATTGTGGGAAAAGTAACTCACCACAACATTGAGTTGTATTGGAATGAATCTCTGGAAAAGGCGTGTGAAAACAACATGTCAGGAGACGAGCGGGTACGGGTAGCTGTTCAAGAAGAAGACAAACACGGAGAATGGGGAAATGTTTATGT AGGCTATGCAAAGCAGCATTCGCTTGAAGGCCTTGAGCCCCAGACACTCTATCGGTACCGAATCAGGTTTCAGAATGACGAGGGAAACAGTGAGTGGAGTCAAGTGACAAGCGTGTCCACCACAA AGGAGCCCCTAACTGGTATCCATTTGCACAGAGCTGTTATGATGAATGACATCATGGGTGTGGAACGAATCTTGGAGACAGG TTTTGGACCCGAAAG CGAAGTAAATGCAGAAGTAACGGACAAGTACGGATTCACCCCACTCATGCAAGCTGCTCAAAAAGGCTATACAGA GATTATGGAGATTTTGTTAAATCATGGTGCTGATGTGAACACTGCGAATGACTCGGGAAAGACTGC GTTGATGCTGGCATCATTTGCTGGAAAGACACCGGCTGTTGAATTGTTGAGAGAAAATAATGCCAAGTATGACTTACGTGATAAAGGTGGCTCCACAGCCTTCCATTGGGCTATCGATGGGCAGCACCTCGACACAATTCAGTGGTGTATAGATGATTGTTGGGATGTAAATATCAAGGATACGGGTTCTCAATGGACGCCCCTTCTCCGATGCG CCGCAGTGAATGGCAATGCCGATGTTGCCAAGTTATTGATAAAGAATGATGCTAACATCAACTTTATGGATGCTGATGGAAAAACGGCGTTGATGATCGCTGTCATAAATGGGCACCAGAATCTGGTCGAGCTACTCCTCAAACACGAGGCCGATATTAAGGTCAAGAATGCG TTTGGAAAGAATGCATATGAAATGGCGCAGTCTATGGAGAAAAGG CGAATAACAAAAACACTAGAAGAACACATGGAGAAGCTTGGAATGAGCATAAAGTAA
- the LOC137410580 gene encoding fibronectin type 3 and ankyrin repeat domains protein 1-like isoform X3, translating into MSGFYYGVPERPPPPIVGKVTHHNIELYWNESLEKACENNMSGDERVRVAVQEEDKHGEWGNVYVGYAKQHSLEGLEPQTLYRYRIRFQNDEGNSEWSQVTSVSTTKEPLTGIHLHRAVMMNDIMGVERILETGEVNAEVTDKYGFTPLMQAAQKGYTEIMEILLNHGADVNTANDSGKTALMLASFAGKTPAVELLRENNAKYDLRDKGGSTAFHWAIDGQHLDTIQWCIDDCWDVNIKDTGSQWTPLLRCAAVNGNADVAKLLIKNDANINFMDADGKTALMIAVINGHQNLVELLLKHEADIKVKNAFGKNAYEMAQSMEKRRITKTLEEHMEKLGMSIK; encoded by the exons ATGTCAG GATTTTattatg GTGTTCCAGAGAGACCACCTCCGCCCATTGTGGGAAAAGTAACTCACCACAACATTGAGTTGTATTGGAATGAATCTCTGGAAAAGGCGTGTGAAAACAACATGTCAGGAGACGAGCGGGTACGGGTAGCTGTTCAAGAAGAAGACAAACACGGAGAATGGGGAAATGTTTATGT AGGCTATGCAAAGCAGCATTCGCTTGAAGGCCTTGAGCCCCAGACACTCTATCGGTACCGAATCAGGTTTCAGAATGACGAGGGAAACAGTGAGTGGAGTCAAGTGACAAGCGTGTCCACCACAA AGGAGCCCCTAACTGGTATCCATTTGCACAGAGCTGTTATGATGAATGACATCATGGGTGTGGAACGAATCTTGGAGACAGG CGAAGTAAATGCAGAAGTAACGGACAAGTACGGATTCACCCCACTCATGCAAGCTGCTCAAAAAGGCTATACAGA GATTATGGAGATTTTGTTAAATCATGGTGCTGATGTGAACACTGCGAATGACTCGGGAAAGACTGC GTTGATGCTGGCATCATTTGCTGGAAAGACACCGGCTGTTGAATTGTTGAGAGAAAATAATGCCAAGTATGACTTACGTGATAAAGGTGGCTCCACAGCCTTCCATTGGGCTATCGATGGGCAGCACCTCGACACAATTCAGTGGTGTATAGATGATTGTTGGGATGTAAATATCAAGGATACGGGTTCTCAATGGACGCCCCTTCTCCGATGCG CCGCAGTGAATGGCAATGCCGATGTTGCCAAGTTATTGATAAAGAATGATGCTAACATCAACTTTATGGATGCTGATGGAAAAACGGCGTTGATGATCGCTGTCATAAATGGGCACCAGAATCTGGTCGAGCTACTCCTCAAACACGAGGCCGATATTAAGGTCAAGAATGCG TTTGGAAAGAATGCATATGAAATGGCGCAGTCTATGGAGAAAAGG CGAATAACAAAAACACTAGAAGAACACATGGAGAAGCTTGGAATGAGCATAAAGTAA